In Zalophus californianus isolate mZalCal1 chromosome 17, mZalCal1.pri.v2, whole genome shotgun sequence, one DNA window encodes the following:
- the LOC113936551 gene encoding IgGFc-binding protein isoform X3, translating to MGSLWSWWTLWTGASLLCAVLSQKPSCEDVQCSPQQKCQVVDQQAKCVAVPVATCRAQGDPHYTTFDGRRYDMMGTCLYSMAELCSNDQTLQAFSVEAKNEHRGSRRVSYVGLVNVRAYSHTVSLVRGEVGFARIDNQRSRLPVSLVKGRLRVYQSGTQAVVELDFGLVVTYNWDSQLALSLPERFQSQVCGLCGNYNHNPDDDFLTYDSELVADPVEFANSWKLDDEDYLCEDGCQNNCPSCTPGQAQHYEGNRLCGMLTQAGGPFAVCHGALPPRPFLEECVYDLCVLQGDRSSLCRSLSAYAQACLELGISVGNWRLLAHCPLNCPANSRYEQCGPACPATCNSQAMPANCSGRGCVEGCVCLPGFVASGGACVEASSCGCIFEGRPLAPGQQVWADDRCQRLCTCNGATQQVTCKDTQGCPTGERCRVQNGLLGCYPDRFGSCQASGDPHYVSFDGRRFDFMGTCTYLLVGSCDQAAALPAFRVLVENEHRGSQTVSYTRAVRVEARGVKVAVRRESPGQVLVDGILHHLPLQAADGQVQVFRQGQDAVVRTDFGLTVTYNWNNRVIVKVPSSYAGALCGLCGNFNGNPNDDLALRGGGQAGNALAFGNSWQEETRPGCGATEPGECPNLDSLVAQQLQSKKECGILADPTGPFRECHGKLDPQGALHDCVYDRCLLPGQSGPLCEALATYAAACQAIGATVHPWRSEKLCPLSCPPHSHYEACSRGCPLSCGDLPVPGGCGSDCYEGCVCDEGFALSGESCVPLPSCGCAYQGIYHPPGQTFYPGPGCDSLCQCQEGGLVSCEPSACGPQEACKPSGGLLGCVVMGSATCQALGDPHYTTFDGRRFDFMGTCVYVLSRTYKTRPGLQQFSVLQENVAWGNGKVSVITVQVANFTLRLEQKQWKVTVNGVDMRLPVVLAQGQVRASRHGSDIIINTDFGLRVAYDLTYNVRVTVPGNYYQQLRGLCGNYNGDAKDDFQKPDGSQAGSSNEFGNSWEEAVPGSPCLPPPTCKPGEDCSPNLECPPELEEKYKQGKFCGLLTSPTGSLAACHKLVDPQGPLENCVFDLCLGGGNESILCSNIQAYVSACQAAGGNIGPWRTESFCPMECPANSHYELCADTCSLGCSALSAPPHCPESCAEGCQCDPGFLSDGQACVPIQQCGCYHNGVYYEPNQTMLVDNCQQQCVCHAGQGVVCQTHSCKPGQGCKPSGGVLSCITKDPCHGVTCRPQETCQEKAGQAVCVPNYEATCWLWGDPHYHSFDGWDFDFQGTCNYVLAAAGSQGAGSSQGLTPFTVTTKNENRGNPAVSYVRLVTVSALGFNISIHKGEIGKVRVNGVLTALPVSVAGGRISVTQGASKALLVTDFGLQVSYDWDWRVEVTLPSSYHGEVFGLCGNMDRDSSNDRAFPNGTLAPSIPVWGGSWRAPGWDPLCWDECQGNCPTCPEDRVEEYKGPGFCGPLAPGAGGPFAACHAHVDPDSFFKGCVLDVCLGGGAHDILCQALAAYAAACQAAGIVIKDWREQAGCEISCPENSHYELCGPACPDSCPSPAPPTTPKPCDGPCAEGCQCDSGFVWSADRCVPLDGGCGCWANGTYHEAGSEFWADATCSQRCRCGPGGGSLVCKPAKCGLGEQCALLPSGQHGCEPVSTAECQAWSDPHYITLDGHRFDFQGNCEYLLSTPCNALPTGAENFTVTVVNEHRGSQAVSYTRSVTLHIYKHSLTLSAQWPRQLQVDGKLVALPYQLDSRLRAYVSGADVVVTAAAGLSLAFDGNSFVRLRVPAPYAGALCGLCGNYNQDPADDLKAVGGNPAGWQVGGEAGCGECVPGPCPPQCTTEQQGAFAGRDACGVISAADGPLAPCHGLVPPEQYFQACLLDACQAQGHPGGLCPAVAAYVTVCQAAGAQLGEWRRPDFCPLLCPANSHYKLCGDSCPVSCPSLSAPEGCVQSCREGCVCDAGFVLSGDTCVPVGQCGCLHEGRYYPLGESFYPGPECEQRCECGPGGQVTCQEGPACRPYEECRVEDGVQACHPTGCGRCVASGGLHYITLDGRVYDLHGSCSYVLAKVCHPQPEDEDFSIVLEKDATGNLQQLVVTVASQVVRLARGPKVTMDDKAVALPVAVGRVRVTAEGRNVILQTTKALRLLFDGDAHVLISIPSPFRGRVCGLCGNFNGNWTDDLVLPSGAEAPSVDAFGATWRAPSSSQGCGEGCGASGCPVCLAQETAPYESNQACGQIRDPQGPFAGCHAVLNPSEYFRQCVYDLCFHKGNTTFLCRSLAAYTAGCQAVGGTVKSWRTDSFCPLQCPAHSHYSTCMRSCQGSCAALSGLTGCTSRCFEGCECDDRFLLSHGTCVPVQNCGCAHNGQYLPVNSSLLSSDCRQHCSCSPSTSLTCKAASCGPDRVCEVRAGAQNCWAPQGLCSLSVDANLTTFDGSHGVFHSQGIYELSSRCAGLPDTIPWFRVVAVVQACQGKIGPVNQVHIFFKDGLVILSSENGVWVNGLHVSLPVELSASVSIYKNPDGSVSVNQKAGVQVWLGGKGQLAVMVSEDHAGKLCGVCGNFDGDQTNDGDDSGR from the exons ccgtGCTGTCCCAGAAACCCTCCTGCGAAGACGTGCAGTGCAGTCCCCAGCAGAAATGCCAGGTGGTGGATCAGCAGGCCAAGTGCGTGGCGGTCCCCGTGGCCACCTGCCGCGCCCAAGGTGACCCCCATTACACCACCTTCGACGGCCGGCGCTATGACATGATGGGCACGTGCCTTTACTCGATGGCAGAGCTGTGCAGCAACGACCAGACCCTGCAGGCTTTCAGTGTGGAGGCCAAGAATGAGCACCGGGGCAGCCGCCGGGTCTCCTACGTGGGCTTGGTCAACGTGCGCGCCTACAGCCACACAGTATCTCTGGTCCGAGGGGAAGTTGGCTTCGCTCGG ATTGACAACCAGCGCTCGCGCCTGCCCGTCTCCCTGGTCAAGGGCCGCCTGCGCGTGTACCAGAGCGGGACCCAGGCCGTAGTGGAGCTGGACTTCGGGCTGGTGGTCACCTACAACTGGGACAGCCAGCTGGCCCTGAGCCTGCCCGAGCGCTTCCAGAGCCAGGTGTGCGGACTGTGTGGCAACTACAACCACAACCCCGATGACGATTTCCTTACCTACGACTCGGAGCTGGTAGCTGACCCCGTGGAGTTTGCCAACAGCTGGAAGCTGGACGACGAGGACTACCTGTGTGAGGACGGTTGCCAGAACAACTGTCCCTCCTGcaccccaggccaggcccagcaCTACGAGGGCAACCGCCTCTGCGGCATGCTGACCCAGGCCGGCGGCCCGTTCGCCGTGTGCCACGGCGCGCTGCCCCCCCGGCCCTTCCTGGAGGAGTGCGTGTACGACCTGTGCGTGCTCCAGGGGGACCGGTCCAGCCTGTGCCGCAGCCTCAGCGCCTATGCCCAGGCCTGCCTGGAGCTTGGCATCTCTGTCGGGAACTGGAGGTTGCTGGCCCACTGTC ccctgAACTGCCCCGCCAACAGCCGCTATGAGCAGTGCGGCCCCGCCTGCCCCGCCACCTGCAACTCCCAGGCGATGCCGGCCAACTGCTCCGGGCGCGGGTGCGTGGAGGGCTGCGTGTGCCTCCCGGGCTTCGTGGCCAGCGGCGGCGCCTGCGTGGAGGCCTCGTCGTGCGGCTGCATCTTCGAGGGCCGCCCGCTCGCGCCCGGCCAGCAGGTGTGGGCGGACGACCGGTGCCAGCGACTCTGCACTTGCAACGGCGCCACCCAGCAGGTGACCTGCAAGGACACGCAGGGCTGCCCGACCGGCGAGCGCTGCCGCGTCCAGAACGGCCTCCTGGGTTGCTACCCCGACCGCTTCGGGAGCTGCCAGGCGTCCGGCGATCCGCACTACGTGAGCTTCGACGGCCGGCGCTTCGACTTCATGGGCACGTGCACTTACCTGCTGGTCGGCTCCTGCGACCAGGCGGCAGCGCTGCCCGCCTTCCGGGTGCTGGTGGAAAATGAGCACCGGGGCAGCCAGACCGTAAGCTACACGCGCGCCGTGCGCGTGGAGGCCCGTGGCGTGAAAGTGGCTGTGCGCCGGGAATCCCCTGGGCAAGTGCTG GTGGACGGCATCCTTCATCACCTGCCCCTCCAGGCAGCAGATGGGCAGGTGCAGGTCTTCCGCCAGGGCCAAGATGCAGTTGTGCGCACAGACTTTGGCCTGACTGTCACCTACAACTGGAACAATCGTGTGATTGTCAAGGTGCCCAGCAGCTATGCTGGGGCCCTATGTGGGCTCTGCGGAAACTTCAATGGGAACCCCAATGATGACCTGGCTCTGCGGGGTGGAGGCCAAGCTGGCAATGCCCTGGCCTTTGGGAACAGCTGGCAGGAGGAGACAAGGCCAGGCTGTGGGGCAACTGAGCCAGGGGAGTGTCCCAACCTGGACTCCCTGGTGGCCCAGCAGCTGCAGAGCAAGAAGGAGTGTGGGATCCTTGCGGACCCCACGGGGCCCTTCCGTGAGTGCCACGGCAAGCTGGACCCACAGGGTGCCCTGCACGACTGTGTCTATGACCGCTGCCTGCTGCCAGGCCAGTCTGGGCCGCTATGTGAGGCATTGGCCACCTATGCCGCTGCGTGCCAGGCCATCGGGGCCACTGTGCACCCCTGGAGGAGTGAGAAGCTTTGCC CTCTGAGCTGCCCGCCCCACAGCCACTACGAGGCGTGTTCCCGTGGCTGTCCGCTGTCCTGTGGGGACCTCCCAGTGCCCGGAGGCTGTGGCTCTGACTGCTACGAGGGCTGTGTGTGTGACGAGGGCTTCGCGCTCAGTGGTGAGTCCTGCGTGCCCCTGCCCTCCTGCGGCTGCGCATACCAAGGCATCTACCACCCGCCAGGCCAGACCTTCTACCCTGGACCTGGGTGTGATTCCCTTTGCCAGTGCCAGGAGGGGGGCCTGGTGTCCTGCGAGCCCTCCGCCTGTGGCCCGCAGGAGGCCTGCAAGCCGTCCGGTGGCCTCCTGGGCTGCGTGGTCATGGGCTCTGCCACCTGCCAAGCCTTGGGAGACCCCCATTACACCACCTTTGACGGCCGCCGCTTCGACTTCATGGGTACCTGTGTGTACGTGCTGTCTCGGACCTACAAGACCCGGCCTGGGCTGCAGCAGTTTAGTGTCCTGCAGGAGAACGTGGCCTGGGGCAATGGGAAAGTCAGTGTGATCACCGTCCAGGTGGCTAACTTCACCCTGCGGCTGGAGCAGAAACAGTGGAAGGTCACG GTGAATGGTGTGGACATGAGGCTGCCCGTGGTGCTGGCCCAGGGCCAGGTCCGCGCCTCCCGGCACGGCTCGGACATCATAATCAACACTGACTTCGGCCTGCGTGTGGCCTACGACCTCACGTACAACGTGCGGGTCACCGTCCCAGGCAACTACTACCAGCAGCTGCGTGGCCTTTGCGGGAACTACAACGGCGACGCCAAGGATGACTTCCAGAAGCCAGACGGCTCACAGGCAGGCAGCTCAAACGAGTTTGGTAACTCCTGGGAGGAGGCGGTGCCCGGCTCCCCGTGTCTGCCACCGCCCACCTGCAAGCCCGGGGAGGATTGCAGCCCGAACCTCGAGTGCCCCCCTGAGCTGGAGGagaagtacaagcaggggaagttcTGTGGGCTCCTCACCAGCCCCACCGGGTCTCTGGCCGCCTGCCACAAGCTAGTTGATCCCCAGGGTCCCTTAGAAAATTGTGTCTTTGATCTTTGCCTGGGTGGCGGGAATGAGAGCATCCTCTGCAGCAACATCCAAGCCTATGTGAGTGCTTGCCAGGCAGCCGGAGGCAACATTGGTCCCTGGAGGACTGAGTCATTCTGTC CGATGGAGTGCCCCGCCAACAGCCACTACGAGCTCTGCGCAGACACCTGCTCCCTGGGCTGCTCGGCACTCAGTGCCCCCCCTCACTGCCCAGAGAGCTGTGCCGAGGGCTGCCAGTGTGACCCTGGCTTCCTCAGTGACGGCCAGGCCTGTGTGCCCATCCAGCAATGTGGCTGCTACCACAACGGTGTCTACTATGAG CCGAACCAGACGATGCTCGTCGACAACTGCCAGCAGCAGTGTGTGTGCCACGCCGGGCAAGGTGTGGTGTGCCAGACCCACAGCTGCAAGCCAGGACAGGGGTGCAAGCCCTCGGGAGGCGTCCTGAGCTGCATCACCAAAG ACCCATGCCACGGTGTGACGTGTCGGCCACAGGAGACCTGCCAGGAGAAAGCTGGCCAGGCTGTGTGCGTGCCCAACTATGAGGCCACATGCTGGCTATGGGGCGACCCACACTACCACTCCTTCGATGGCTGGGACTTCGACTTCCAAGGCACGTGCAACTACGTGCTGGCAGCAGctggctcccagggagcaggcagCTCCCAGGGCCTGACCCCCTTCACCGTCACCACCAAGAATGAGAACCGGGGCAACCCTGCTGTGTCCTATGTGAGGCTCGTCACCGTGTCTGCCCTCGGCTTCAATATCTCCATCCACAAAGGCGAGATCGGCAAAGTCCGG gTGAACGGTGTGCTGACAGCGCTGCCTGTCTCTGTGGCCGGGGGCCGGATTTCGGTGACCCAGGGCGCATCAAAAGCGCTGCTGGTAACGGACTTTGGGCTTCAGGTCAGCTATGACTGGGATTGGCGAGTGGAGGTGACGCTGCCTAGTAGCTATCATGGCGAGGTATTTGGGCTCTGCGGGAACATGGACCGTGACAGCAGCAACGACCGAGCCTTCCCCAACGGCACGCTGGCTCCCTCCATACCTGTCTGGGGCGGCAGCTGGCGCGCTCCAGGCTGGGACCCGCTGTGCTGGGATGAATGTCAGGGGAACTGTCCAACATGCCCTGAGGACCGGGTGGAGGAGTACAAGGGCCCTGGCTTCTGTGGACCCCTGGCCCCTGGCGCGGGAGGCCCCTTTGCTGCCTGCCATGCCCACGTGGACCCCGACAGCTTCTTCAAGGGCTGCGTTCTGGATGTCTGCCTAGGCGGTGGGGCCCACGACATCCTTTGCCAGGCTCTGGCTGCCTATGCTGCCGCCTGCCAGGCCGCAGGGATTGTCATTAAGGACTGGAGGGAGCAGGCTGGCTGTG AGATCTCCTGCCCCGAGAACAGCCACTACGAGCTCTGTGGCCCAGCCTGCCCGGACAGCTGCCCGTCCCCTGCGCCCCCCACGACGCCAAAGCCATGTGACGGCCCCTGTGCCGAGGGCTGCCAGTGTGACTCGGGCTTCGTGTGGAGTGCCGACCGCTGTGTTCCCCTGGATGGTGGCTGTGGCTGCTGGGCCAACGGCACGTACCACGAAGCTGGCAGCGAGTTCTGGGCTGATGCCACCTGCTCCCAGAGGTGCCGCTGCGGGCCTGGGGGTGGCTCGCTGGTCTGCAAGCCTGCCAAGTGCGGGCTAGGTGAACAATGTGCCCTGCTGCCCTCGGGCCAGCATGGCTGCGAGCCTGTCAGCACAGCGGAGTGTCAGGCCTGGAGTGACCCCCATTACATCACCCTGGATGGGCACCGATTCGACTTCCAAGGCAATTGCGAGTACCTGCTGAGCACGCCCTGCAATGCACTGCCCACGGGGGCTGAGAACTTCACCGTCACTGTAGTCAACGAGCACCGGGGCAGCCAGGCGGTCAGCTACACTCGCAGTGTTACCCTGCACATCTACAAACACAGCCTGACCCTCAGTGCCCAATGGCCCCGTCAGCTGCAG GTGGACGGTAAGCTCGTAGCGCTGCCCTACCAGCTGGACTCGCGCCTGCGCGCGTACGTGAGCGGCGCCGACGTGGTCGTGACCGCGGCCGCCGGGCTCTCTCTGGCTTTCGACGGGAACAGCTTCGTGCGCCTGCGCGTGCCGGCGCCGTACGCGGGCGCCCTCTGTGGCCTGTGCGGGAACTACAACCAGGACCCCGCCGACGACCTGAAGGCTGTGGGCGGGAACCCCGCCGGCTGGCAGGTGGGCGGCGAGGCGGGCTGCGGGGAGTGCGTGCCCGGGCCGTGCCCGCCGCAGTGCACAACCGAGCAGCAGGGGGCCTTCGCCGGCCGGGACGCCTGTGGCGTGATCTCCGCCGCCGACGGCCCGCTGGCGCCCTGCCACGGCCTTGTGCCACCAGAGCAGTACTTCCAGGCCTGCTTGCTGGACGCCTGCCAGGCCCAGGGCCATCCGGGAGGCCTCTGCCCTGCCGTGGCAGCCTACGTGACAGTCTGCCAGGCCGCGGGGGCCCAGCTCGGCGAGTGGAGGCGGCCGGACTTCTGTC CTCTCCTGTGCCCTGCCAACAGCCACTACAAGCTCTGCGGGGACTCCTGCCCTGTAAGCTGCCCGAGCCTCTCTGCGCCCGAGGGCTGCGTGCAGAGCTGCCGGGAGGGCTGCGTCTGTGATGCCGGCTTCGTGCTCAGCGGCGACACCTGTGTGCCCGTGGGCCAGTGCGGTTGCCTCCACGAGGGCCGCTACTACCCGCTGGGCGAGTCCTTCTACCCAGGCCCTGAGTGTGAGCAGCGCTGTGAGTGTGGGCCGGGCGGCCAAGTCACTTGCCAGGAGGGCCCGGCCTGCAGGCCCTACGAGGAGTGCCGAGTAGAGGATGGAGTCCAGGCCTGCCACCCTACAGGCTGTGGCCGCTGCGTGGCCAGTGGGGGCCTCCACTACATTACCCTCGATGGGCGTGTCTATGACCTGCACGGTTCCTGCTCCTATGTCCTGGCCAAAGTCTGCCACCCACAGCCTGAGGACGAGGACTTCAGTATCGTGCTTGAGAAGGATGCCACCGGCAATCTCCAACAGCTGGTGGTGACTGTGGCTAGCCAGGTTGTGAGACTGGCTCGGGGGCCAAAG GTCACCATGGACGACAAGGCTGTGGCCCTGCCTGTGGCTGTGGGTCGCGTGCGAGTGACTGCCGAGGGCCGGAATGTGATTCTGCAGACCACCAAAGCACTGCGGCTTCTCTTTGATGGCGATGCCCATGTCCTCATATCCATCCCCAGCCCCTTCCGTGGCCGGGTCTGTGGCCTCTGTGGGAACTTCAACGGCAACTGGACCGACGACCTTGTCCTGCCCAGCGGCGCCGAGGCCCCCAGCGTGGATGCCTTTGGGGCCACGTGGCGggcccccagctcctcccagggCTGTGGCGAGGGCTGTGGGGCCAGCGGCTGCCCCGTGTGCTTGGCCCAGGAGACGGCACCGTATGAGAGCAACCAGGCCTGCGGTCAGATCCGGGACCCCCAGGGCCCTTTTGCAGGCTGCCACGCGGTGCTGAACCCCTCTGAGTACTTCCGCCAATGCGTGTACGACCTGTGTTTCCACAAAGGCAACACCACCTTCCTCTGCCGCAGCCTGGCAGCCTACACAGCGGGCTGCCAGGCGGTCGGTGGGACTGTGAAGTCCTGGAGGACAGACAGCTTCTGCC cccTCCAGTGCCCCGCCCACAGCCACTACTCCACCTGCATGCGCTCCTGCCAGGGCTCCTGCGCCGCCCTCTCGGGCCTCACGGGCTGCACCAGCCGCTGCTTCGAGGGCTGCGAGTGTGACGACCGCTTCCTGCTCTCGCATGGCACCTGCGTCCCCGTACAGAACTGTGGCTGCGCCCATAACGGCCAATACTTGCCG GTGAACTCCTCACTGCTGAGCTCAGACTGCCGCCAGCACTGTTCCTGCTCCCCAAGCACCAGCCTGACGTGCAAGGCAGCCAGCTGTGGGCCAGACCGGGTCTGTGAGGTCCGGGCTGGGGCCCAGAACTGCTGGGCCCCCCAGGgtctctgttccctctctgtggATGCCAACCTCACCACCTTCGATGGGTCCCATGGAGTTTTCCACTCCCAGGGCATCTACGAACTGTCTTCCCGCTGCGCGGGGCTACCAGACACCATTCCCTGGTTCCGCGTGGTGGCTGTTGTCCAGGCCTGCCAAGGCAAAATTGGACCTGTGAACCAGGTTCACATCTTCTTCAAGGATGGGCTGGTGATTCTGAGCTCAGAGAACGGAGTGTGG GTGAATGGTCTCCATGTGTCTCTCCCAGTTGAGTTATCAGCGTCTGTGTCCATATATAAGAATCCCGATGGCTCCGTGAGCGTTAATCAGAAGGCAGGGGTCCAGGTGTGGCTTGGCGGCAAAGGGCAGCTGGCTGTGATGGTCAGCGAAGACCATGCCGGGAAGCTGTGTGGGGTCTGCGGAAACTTTGACGGGGACCAGACCAATGATGGGGATGACTCTGGAAGATGA